The following nucleotide sequence is from Fibrobacter succinogenes.
CAACAAGGAACTCCTCGTCATCCCCGGAGCCTCCCACGTGGACCTCTACGACAACCTGGAAAAAATCCCCTTCGAAAAGCTGAACGAATTCTTCAAGACAAACTTGAAGTAAGCAAAAGTCATCTAACCGCGACAATTATCGCTGCTGTTCAAGGTCACAAATTGTGACCTTTGTTGCTTATTCACGCCAGCGTGTAGCTTTTATCCAGCAATTTCTTGATTTCGGTTAGCGGCACCGTTCCGTCAAGGAGGACGGTTACCCAGCTTTTCTTGTTCATGTGGTATGCGGGGAGGTAGCCAGGCTTTTTCAGGAGTCCCAGCAATTCCTTCGGGACTATCTTGAAGTTCGCCACTTCGATAATCTCGTCGCCTTTGAGGCCAACTTTTGATTTTTCGACAGTCCCCAATAGGCAATACCATTTCTTGTTTTCGTGCTTGCGGATGGCGGCGAATTGCGGAAACCGTTCCCACAGATATTCGGGCTTGTCTCCGTATTTTTGCTCCGCGTATCCAATCAGGTCATTCGCTGATTTCCTTTTGAAAATCTGCGTCTCGAAACATTCGCCTATAAATTTATCCGTAATAACGGAAACTTCTTTGCGGATGCGACCCACGAGGGCCCCCTGCACTGACAGCACCGAAAACAGTAGGTATTCTTCGCCGGAATCGTTGTCGAAGACCTTGACTGAAACCTTCTTGCCCCGTCCCACTCTGATTTCCAGACGGAATTGCCCGCCAAGTATTTCGCGGACGAGCGCATAGTTAGACCCTTCCTTCGTGAACCCGAACGGAATGAGCTTCTTGACAAGGAGTTTCTTGCCGTTGAATTGTTCTTCGATGCCTGTCACAAACGAAAAGATAGATAAATTTATTTTTTGGCTTTGTCAAGAACTTGCCAACGGAAAAATTTTTTCCTAAATTCGCTTGCGAAATCAACGTGTAGCGGTCCCGCATAAGTCCAGTTGTAAGGCTTTGCGGGCTTTTTTTATGGCGATTCCATGCGGTTTCGCCAAGAGGAATTTATGAGCGGAAAACAGAAATTCACTTTCCTTATGCTGTTGCTTGGACTGCTTTCGGCATTTGGCCCCTTCGTGACGGACCTTTACTTGCCGGCCCTCCCGAGCCTTGCCGATTACTTTGCGGCAAGCCCCTCGATGGCACAGCTGAGCCTCACCATGAGCATGCTCGGGCTTTCGGTGGGGCAGCTCTTTGTAGGCCCGCTGAGCGACAAGTACGGCCGCAAAAAGTTGTTGCTAGTTTGTCTGTTGCTTTTTGTTTGCGGGACTGTCGCTTGCATTGTCGCGCCGAACATCGTAACCTTCAACGTGTTTCGTTTGTTGCAGGGCATGGCGGCGTCCGGCGGCATCGTGATAGCGCGTTCCATTTCGGCGGATTCCTACCGTGGTCCCGTCCTCACCAAGTTCCTTGCCATGGTGAGCGCTGTGAACGGAGTCGCCCCGATTATAGCCCCGGTGCTAGGCGGATTCTTGCTGAATTTCATGAGCTGGAAGGGAACTTTTGCGGTGTTGCTTCTGTACGGCGCATTGCTGCTCTTTATGTCAGGGAAATTCCAGGAATCGCTCTCGGTAAAACGCCGCAGCAAAAAATCTGTCTTTGCGAGCTTTAGCTTGTATGCAAAAGTGTTCAAGAACCGCGCCTACGTATCGTATTTCTTGGTATGCACATTCCCAATGATTATCTTGTTCGGGTATATCGCGTCTTCGCCGTTTATCTACCAAAAAATCTACGGTCTTTCGCCTGTCGGCTTTAGCCTGTGCTTTGCGCTGAATGCCGTTTTCACGGCCATCGGTTGCGCGTTGTCGGGTAAAT
It contains:
- a CDS encoding Bcr/CflA family efflux MFS transporter, whose translation is MSGKQKFTFLMLLLGLLSAFGPFVTDLYLPALPSLADYFAASPSMAQLSLTMSMLGLSVGQLFVGPLSDKYGRKKLLLVCLLLFVCGTVACIVAPNIVTFNVFRLLQGMAASGGIVIARSISADSYRGPVLTKFLAMVSAVNGVAPIIAPVLGGFLLNFMSWKGTFAVLLLYGALLLFMSGKFQESLSVKRRSKKSVFASFSLYAKVFKNRAYVSYFLVCTFPMIILFGYIASSPFIYQKIYGLSPVGFSLCFALNAVFTAIGCALSGKFGSEFKALKIAGTGMFVFAIAVAVTLMTHALLPILQVAFMGLTFMFGMSQPPANALALNAERANAGTAAAAIGASGFLMGGIVSPLVGMGDIASSVSIVLVVGAVLTLVAVFYSR
- a CDS encoding MmcQ/YjbR family DNA-binding protein, which codes for MTGIEEQFNGKKLLVKKLIPFGFTKEGSNYALVREILGGQFRLEIRVGRGKKVSVKVFDNDSGEEYLLFSVLSVQGALVGRIRKEVSVITDKFIGECFETQIFKRKSANDLIGYAEQKYGDKPEYLWERFPQFAAIRKHENKKWYCLLGTVEKSKVGLKGDEIIEVANFKIVPKELLGLLKKPGYLPAYHMNKKSWVTVLLDGTVPLTEIKKLLDKSYTLA